Proteins from a single region of Chlamydia buteonis:
- a CDS encoding RMD1 family protein, giving the protein MRCTAHCTASSYNLHVLFHLLKTRFPTVLSREYVLVSSENPEECDKIAVFFPFGVAVFWGWEEFEEIKILQSIVTASPEILPQPEIDSYNFHYGEKLQIRRDRLILADSQLNTKLAISFGLAQSVKLTIFEATIYKTIEDSKRLPQDLATKGKISMPRKAIAKKIGKLFLDKASVNLHSDILDEPDFFWEHPETQPIYIDVLNCLDINARINVLNHRLTILGDVLEILNDQLNHQHSSSLEWTIIWLIMLEVSVALLKDVFNVI; this is encoded by the coding sequence ATGCGTTGTACTGCCCACTGCACAGCTTCGTCTTATAATTTACACGTGCTCTTTCATTTACTTAAAACTCGCTTCCCTACGGTTTTATCTAGGGAGTATGTTTTAGTATCTTCGGAAAATCCTGAAGAATGTGACAAAATTGCTGTATTTTTCCCCTTTGGCGTTGCTGTTTTCTGGGGTTGGGAGGAATTTGAAGAAATTAAAATTCTTCAATCTATTGTTACAGCTTCTCCCGAAATTCTTCCCCAACCGGAGATAGACAGCTACAACTTCCATTATGGGGAAAAATTGCAAATACGTAGAGATAGACTCATCCTAGCAGATTCGCAACTCAATACAAAACTAGCCATATCTTTTGGTCTTGCTCAGTCAGTAAAACTCACTATATTTGAAGCTACCATCTATAAAACTATAGAAGATTCTAAACGCCTTCCCCAAGATCTAGCAACAAAAGGGAAAATTTCTATGCCGAGGAAGGCTATTGCCAAAAAAATTGGCAAACTTTTTTTAGACAAAGCCTCTGTAAATCTCCACTCTGATATTCTTGATGAACCTGACTTTTTCTGGGAGCATCCAGAAACACAACCCATCTATATTGACGTTCTTAACTGCTTAGATATTAACGCAAGAATCAATGTTCTCAATCATAGATTAACCATTCTTGGAGATGTACTAGAAATCTTAAATGACCAACTCAATCACCAACATTCCTCATCACTTGAGTGGACAATCATTTGGCTAATTATGCTAGAAGTTTCTGTGGCTTTACTTAAAGACGTATTCAATGTCATTTAA